The following proteins come from a genomic window of Metarhizium brunneum chromosome 2, complete sequence:
- the rtf2 gene encoding Replication termination factor 2: MGNDGGSIPKRRELVKNAARAPTVSELKATALESLTHAWTHCALSGAILEMETAVSDWKGRLFNYEAILSGLMPSDEPVETTPATFGIKSLRDVVRLKFSRTDGKWACPISMKEMGPSTKAVYLVPCGHAFAEVAITEIQESSCPECGETFDKDNTVTILPTTEKDVRRLEKRLDDLREKGLTHSLKKDKSEKKNKKKRKGDEVNGNDDKAMKADALQPKKDADSRISGINNPMAASLTAKVLAEQDERNKRRKLVAEVMSRNGEVVKG, encoded by the coding sequence ATGGGCAATGACGGTGGCTCCATTCCAAAGCGGCGAGAACTCGTCAAGAATGCCGCTCGCGCGCCTACGGTGTCTGAACTCAAAGCTACTGCTTTAGAATCGCTTACCCATGCGTGGACTCATTGCGCTCTCAGTGGCGCCATTCTGGAGATGGAAACCGCTGTATCAGACTGGAAAGGGCGGTTGTTCAATTATGAAGCCATTCTTAGTGGATTAATGCCGTCGGACGAGCCCGTCGAAACAACTCCCGCCACATTTGGCATCAAGTCACTCAGAGACGTTGTGCGACTCAAATTTTCAAGGACTGACGGTAAATGGGCATGTCCCATCTCAATGAAGGAGATGGGACCATCCACCAAGGCCGTGTACCTGGTCCCTTGTGGCCACGCTTTTGCTGAAGTCGCCATCACAGAAATTCAAGAGAGCTCGTGTCCTGAGTGTGGTGAGACCTTTGACAAGGACAACACAGTCACAATATTGCCGACGACCGAAAAAGATGTCCGGCGGCTGGAGAAGAGGCTAGACGATCTACGGGAGAAGGGCTTGACGCACAGCCTAAAGAAGGATAAAtcagagaagaagaacaaaaagaaaCGAAAGGGTGACGAAGTCAACGGGAATGACGACAAAGCCATGAAAGCAGATGCATTACAACCAAAGAAGGATGCAGACTCAAGAATAAGCGGCATCAATAATCCTATGGCAGCATCCCTTACTGCCAAAGTTCTGgctgaacaagatgaaagaAATAAGCGGCGGAAGCTGGTGGCCGAGGTTATGTCTAGGAATGGCGAAGTAGTGAAGGGTTGA